From the Bacteroidia bacterium genome, one window contains:
- the nusA gene encoding transcription termination factor NusA, whose amino-acid sequence MSRMNSEIVESFSQMVREKGIDRDRLVSVIEDIFGMMVRKKYGAEANFEIVVNMDKGDIEIFLIREVVDEVEDPTLQIDVETARAKSGEELEVGEEYVEIIDMAEFGRRLVATAKQNLNQRIKEIEKDLIYDEYSDKVGDIVVGDVYQVRRSDVLINHNRSELLLPKSEQIGKERYRKGDVIRCVVKEVVRKGSGMPMVVVSRADSLFLQKLFEQEIPEIYDGVITIRKIAREPGERAKVAVESHDDRIDAVGACVGMKGVRIHAIVRELNNENIDVINWTDDPYLFIQRALAPAKLSEIKLDRATRTAKVHVDTDQASLAIGRNGQNIRLASELTGFRLEIVKEGMEITKTMAEYEIDLQEFVDEYGEELINSFIAAGYRTANDVILAPVSDILSKVPGITIEKINEVVIEMKKAFTEED is encoded by the coding sequence ATGAGCCGCATGAATTCAGAGATCGTCGAGTCATTCAGCCAGATGGTTCGTGAGAAGGGTATAGACCGCGATCGTCTGGTGTCCGTCATCGAAGATATCTTCGGAATGATGGTCCGAAAGAAATATGGAGCCGAAGCGAATTTCGAGATTGTCGTCAACATGGATAAGGGCGACATCGAAATCTTCCTCATCCGCGAAGTGGTTGATGAGGTCGAGGATCCCACACTGCAGATCGACGTCGAAACCGCACGCGCAAAATCCGGTGAGGAACTTGAGGTGGGGGAAGAGTATGTCGAGATCATTGACATGGCCGAGTTCGGCCGCCGTCTTGTGGCGACAGCGAAACAGAACCTGAACCAGCGTATCAAAGAAATCGAGAAAGACCTCATTTACGACGAGTATTCCGACAAAGTTGGCGACATCGTCGTCGGCGACGTGTATCAGGTCCGCAGAAGCGATGTGCTGATCAATCACAACCGTTCTGAACTTCTCCTTCCGAAATCCGAACAAATTGGCAAGGAGCGCTACCGCAAGGGCGACGTCATCCGCTGCGTCGTCAAGGAGGTCGTCCGCAAAGGAAGCGGCATGCCCATGGTTGTCGTTTCGCGCGCCGATTCCCTGTTTCTGCAAAAGCTCTTCGAACAGGAAATTCCCGAGATTTACGACGGCGTCATCACCATTCGGAAAATTGCCCGCGAGCCGGGTGAGCGTGCCAAGGTTGCCGTCGAATCGCATGATGACCGTATCGATGCCGTCGGCGCCTGTGTCGGTATGAAAGGCGTGCGCATTCACGCTATCGTCCGCGAGCTGAACAACGAGAACATTGACGTGATCAACTGGACCGATGATCCGTATCTGTTCATTCAGCGTGCCCTTGCACCCGCAAAACTATCGGAGATCAAACTTGATCGCGCCACGCGCACAGCGAAAGTGCATGTGGACACCGATCAGGCCTCCCTCGCCATCGGCAGAAACGGGCAGAATATCCGCCTTGCCTCGGAGCTGACGGGCTTCAGACTCGAGATCGTCAAAGAGGGTATGGAGATTACCAAGACCATGGCTGAATACGAAATTGATCTTCAGGAATTTGTGGATGAGTACGGCGAAGAACTCATCAACAGCTTTATCGCCGCCGGCTACCGCACGGCGAACGATGTTATTCTCGCGCCGGTTTCCGACATTCTTTCCAAGGTGCCGGGTATTACGATCGAAAAAATCAATGAAGTCGTGATCGAAATGAAAAAGGCCTTTACCGAAGAGGACTGA
- a CDS encoding bifunctional riboflavin kinase/FAD synthetase — translation MIVCRSLEQWPHRGPVVLTLGTFDGLHLGHRKILDRVRSISVESGLPSVLLTFDPHPREVIGRRGDPTYLLTTIDERIEQLAQSGIDTCMVLPFTRDLSMLDAKDFFDEYIMRTFRVRHLVVGMDHAFGKGRTGTVDELQRLGMSNGIDVTPVGELLLEGVKVSSTAVRSALKEGDVLKASRLLGRPYMLAGIVVRGDGLGSQLGFPTANIQVQDTSKMLPKGGVYLVDVTLRGETYTGVMNIGLRPTVSQQVHFSLEVHILACSGRFYGLQLHVALLDRLRDEIRFDTREQLVAQIAEDIERAVIRRNQLNTK, via the coding sequence ATGATCGTGTGCCGAAGTCTCGAACAATGGCCCCACCGCGGTCCGGTCGTCCTCACGCTGGGAACGTTCGACGGCCTGCATCTCGGTCACAGAAAAATTCTTGACCGCGTCCGCAGCATCTCCGTCGAATCAGGATTGCCTTCTGTACTGCTCACCTTCGATCCGCATCCGCGCGAGGTGATCGGACGCCGGGGTGATCCGACCTATCTGCTCACAACGATTGACGAACGCATCGAGCAGCTCGCACAATCGGGCATCGACACGTGCATGGTGCTGCCGTTTACGCGCGATCTGTCGATGCTTGACGCGAAGGATTTTTTTGACGAATACATCATGCGCACCTTTCGCGTGCGCCATCTCGTGGTGGGGATGGATCACGCTTTCGGGAAGGGACGCACGGGGACGGTGGATGAACTGCAGCGTCTCGGTATGAGCAATGGTATTGACGTCACACCGGTCGGTGAACTTCTGCTCGAAGGCGTGAAAGTCAGCAGCACTGCCGTCCGATCCGCACTGAAGGAGGGCGATGTCCTGAAAGCGTCGCGACTGCTCGGTCGTCCGTATATGCTTGCGGGTATCGTGGTCCGCGGCGACGGACTCGGTTCGCAGCTCGGATTCCCTACCGCCAATATACAGGTGCAGGACACATCCAAAATGCTTCCCAAGGGTGGCGTCTATCTGGTGGATGTGACATTGCGAGGCGAAACATACACGGGCGTCATGAATATCGGATTACGCCCGACCGTTTCTCAGCAGGTGCATTTCTCATTGGAAGTTCATATTTTAGCTTGTTCGGGCAGATTCTACGGTCTGCAGCTGCACGTTGCATTGCTCGACCGGTTGCGCGATGAGATCCGTTTTGACACCCGCGAACAACTTGTCGCACAAATCGCCGAAGATATTGAACGAGCCGTTATCCGACGAAATCAACTGAATACGAAATAA
- the dacB gene encoding D-alanyl-D-alanine carboxypeptidase/D-alanyl-D-alanine-endopeptidase has translation MTVTTIRKDFDMRSYWVATFTILGVLLLLHSTSAQRNTSPLEALVASVDGEVEGKLFRNSIAAVEITDVRSGKTLYSRNANLLLRPASNTKLFTSAAVLLGIDDSGTFSTDLALTGSATLVCAAGGDPLFRLKDIQKLTEIALGAGISHIDTLLLDAAEFDTTVFGEGWMWDDESDPFLPALSPFCLERNIFTLNIKQDTQVHTELDVSSIPLIPNLEWSWSRSPKPLTVIKEPRSNRFQLHGTLGRGERFSKSYPVWQPQSLFADAFARSLREAGLADSTLSIMYGSAPDERVELGTVVRPLDEVLAAMNKESNNLCAEMALRLLGLRSAVGTASARAGIAAMEKLFTDRGLVPGGLSLVDGSGISFYNLATATSITRVLRMMAAHPLFERYRASLSVASVDGTLRNRLKDDKMGKFFQGKTGTLRGVSALSGYVQAPGGRLLTVVLLMQNFSGDGALYRRAQDRIVRHCIEYSASPAASTQPR, from the coding sequence ATGACTGTTACGACTATCAGAAAAGACTTCGACATGCGTTCCTACTGGGTTGCTACATTCACGATACTTGGCGTTCTGCTCCTGCTTCACAGTACCTCGGCGCAGCGAAACACATCGCCGCTCGAGGCGCTTGTCGCGTCCGTTGATGGCGAAGTGGAGGGGAAACTGTTCCGCAACAGCATTGCCGCAGTGGAAATCACCGACGTTCGTAGTGGAAAGACGCTGTATTCCAGGAACGCCAACCTTTTGCTTCGTCCGGCTTCGAACACAAAGCTGTTCACTTCGGCGGCTGTGCTGCTCGGTATTGACGACAGCGGAACGTTCAGCACAGATCTGGCCCTGACAGGTTCCGCCACGCTCGTGTGTGCCGCCGGAGGTGATCCGCTGTTCCGTTTGAAAGATATTCAAAAACTCACTGAAATCGCACTGGGAGCCGGTATTTCGCACATCGATACACTGCTACTGGATGCTGCTGAATTCGACACAACGGTATTCGGTGAAGGATGGATGTGGGATGATGAGAGCGACCCCTTCCTTCCCGCACTTTCGCCATTCTGTCTCGAACGCAACATCTTCACTCTAAACATTAAACAAGACACGCAAGTACATACAGAATTGGATGTTAGCAGTATTCCGCTTATACCGAATCTTGAATGGTCGTGGAGCAGAAGTCCGAAACCTTTGACCGTCATCAAAGAGCCGCGCAGCAATCGCTTTCAGCTTCACGGCACTCTCGGTCGCGGAGAACGGTTTTCAAAAAGCTACCCGGTCTGGCAACCCCAATCGCTTTTCGCGGACGCGTTTGCACGGAGCTTGCGCGAAGCGGGATTGGCGGATTCCACTCTTTCCATCATGTATGGAAGCGCACCTGATGAACGTGTTGAGCTCGGAACCGTTGTGCGTCCACTCGACGAAGTGCTTGCTGCAATGAATAAGGAAAGCAACAATCTCTGTGCGGAAATGGCGCTGCGGCTACTGGGATTGCGGAGCGCGGTGGGCACGGCTTCGGCCCGGGCGGGCATCGCTGCTATGGAAAAACTCTTTACCGACCGGGGCCTCGTACCGGGAGGACTTTCACTCGTCGATGGCTCCGGTATCTCCTTTTACAATCTTGCCACCGCAACATCCATCACCCGGGTGCTGCGTATGATGGCCGCGCATCCCCTCTTCGAGCGCTACCGGGCGTCACTGTCCGTGGCAAGTGTGGACGGTACGCTGCGGAATCGCCTGAAGGATGACAAGATGGGAAAGTTTTTTCAGGGAAAGACAGGCACATTGAGAGGGGTGAGTGCGCTGTCGGGGTACGTCCAGGCTCCCGGGGGACGACTACTTACCGTCGTGTTGTTGATGCAGAATTTTTCCGGGGATGGTGCGTTGTACCGACGTGCACAGGACAGGATAGTGAGGCACTGCATCGAGTACAGTGCCTCACCCGCTGCTTCTACACAACCTCGATGA
- the truB gene encoding tRNA pseudouridine(55) synthase TruB, whose translation MTGEQGFNTIEHFISHSGGALLVDKPRDWTSFDVVKKVRGSLRVKKVGHAGTLDPLATGLLILCSMSMTKRIDAFQALPKTYEGSMKLGAVTASYDAATPEENVCAVPPLRLEELQAAANHFTGTVSQLPPMFSAVKVEGKRLYTLARKGMEVERTPREVHIATFHITRVELPEVAFKIECSKGTYVRSLVHDLGQHLGCGAYLSNLRRTAIGAFHVDEAWALDDIVHAAARPKQPHEGVPGGAV comes from the coding sequence TTGACAGGCGAGCAGGGTTTCAATACCATCGAGCATTTCATATCACACAGCGGGGGAGCGCTGCTGGTCGACAAACCCCGGGATTGGACCTCATTTGATGTCGTGAAAAAGGTGCGCGGTAGCTTGCGTGTCAAAAAAGTCGGGCACGCCGGTACTCTGGACCCGCTCGCCACCGGCCTGCTGATTCTGTGCTCCATGAGCATGACGAAACGCATCGATGCGTTTCAGGCACTGCCGAAAACGTACGAGGGCAGCATGAAACTCGGAGCCGTCACTGCCAGCTACGATGCCGCAACGCCGGAAGAGAATGTCTGCGCTGTCCCGCCTCTGCGTTTGGAAGAGTTACAAGCCGCCGCAAACCATTTCACCGGCACCGTCTCGCAGCTCCCGCCAATGTTCTCCGCGGTGAAGGTCGAAGGTAAACGCCTCTATACGCTCGCGCGAAAGGGGATGGAGGTCGAACGCACACCGCGCGAAGTGCATATCGCCACGTTTCACATCACCCGCGTGGAACTGCCGGAAGTCGCTTTCAAGATCGAGTGTTCCAAAGGCACGTACGTCCGTTCTCTCGTGCACGACCTCGGCCAGCATCTCGGATGCGGTGCGTACTTGAGCAATCTACGCCGTACCGCCATCGGCGCATTCCATGTTGATGAAGCATGGGCGCTGGACGATATCGTCCATGCAGCCGCCAGGCCCAAGCAGCCGCACGAGGGAGTTCCGGGAGGCGCCGTATGA
- the infB gene encoding translation initiation factor IF-2 gives MTDQKKTRLYKVAKEFNLSHDTLIDFLIKKGCDVKNHMSIIDDPMMELIERHYKKEKVDAERHARKRKEFDEIDKRRRGEDQLSEDGEILVGAEPPTVPDAEVEPILAEEVATEVAEPPAEQTTPVEQVPEVEEPAVEHVDVEHLPSQPIEAETPPVVVVEEVPPVVVEEAQEVEAAVADTVSEEVTEAPVAAPEAEKQPEVKKKAKTEEIDLSIEAAVPKMRGLTVMGKIDLNAAAAAAERKKDTKPGASTGDAADDDKPKRKKKKKKKELPGAKPATEESLDKKLARKGGKRGPKPKEVDQAEVASAIKKTIASMSDFGATSQRSALRKRKRARREEEQLREIEMQEREKKILRIYEYATVSEIASLMNVGVSQVIQALIGLGVMASINQRLELEIIEMVAAEFGFELQPHEEFVEEEFVEEEDDEDTLLPRPPIVTIMGHVDHGKTKLLDFIRKTNVVAGESGGITQHIGAYTVTLESGRKITFLDTPGHEAFTAMRARGAQVTDIVVLVVAADDSVMPQTVEAISHAQAAKVPIVVALNKIDKPEANQDKVKQQLADRGILVEEWGGKYGCVPISAKEGINIEDLLERILLEADIMEYKANPDREARGTVIEAELDKGKGIIATVLVQKGTLRVGDSFVAGNEFGKVRAMMDERGKRVEEASPAMPVQVLGFNGAPQAGDAFYVVEGERKAREISTNRQQIKRESDFRRVRRKTLDDISEQIKLGGVQDLPIVVKGDVDGSVEALSDSLLKLSTGEVRIDVIHKGVGAISESDVLLASASNAIIIGFRVRPNLNARKLAESEDVDIRMYDIIYDAIEDVRDALEGMLRPEIKEKINATVLVREVFRISRVGAIAGCYVQDGKINRNARVRLLRDGIVIFTGGISSLKRFKDDVRDVDTGFECGISLDGFNDIKIGDVIESYEQVEVKRSLEQAQ, from the coding sequence GTGACTGATCAGAAAAAAACACGTCTTTACAAAGTCGCGAAGGAGTTCAACCTCTCCCACGACACTCTCATCGATTTCCTTATCAAGAAGGGATGTGATGTCAAAAATCACATGTCGATAATCGACGATCCGATGATGGAACTGATCGAGCGGCATTACAAGAAAGAAAAGGTCGACGCTGAACGACACGCGCGAAAGCGCAAGGAGTTTGACGAGATCGACAAGCGTCGCCGCGGGGAGGATCAGCTATCGGAAGATGGCGAAATCCTCGTCGGTGCGGAGCCGCCCACCGTTCCAGACGCAGAGGTGGAACCCATTCTCGCCGAAGAAGTCGCCACCGAGGTGGCAGAACCGCCCGCCGAGCAAACCACGCCTGTCGAGCAGGTGCCCGAGGTGGAAGAGCCTGCCGTGGAGCACGTCGATGTCGAACATCTGCCTTCGCAACCCATCGAGGCGGAAACCCCGCCTGTTGTCGTTGTCGAAGAAGTCCCTCCCGTCGTCGTGGAAGAGGCACAGGAGGTGGAGGCCGCAGTTGCCGATACGGTGTCTGAAGAAGTGACCGAGGCCCCGGTAGCGGCCCCCGAGGCGGAGAAGCAACCGGAGGTGAAGAAAAAAGCGAAAACCGAGGAAATCGACCTTTCCATCGAGGCTGCGGTACCCAAGATGCGCGGACTCACGGTCATGGGGAAAATCGATCTCAACGCCGCCGCTGCAGCTGCTGAGCGCAAGAAGGACACGAAACCCGGTGCCTCCACCGGTGATGCGGCGGATGATGACAAGCCCAAGCGGAAGAAGAAGAAAAAGAAAAAGGAATTACCCGGTGCGAAGCCTGCAACCGAAGAGTCACTGGATAAGAAACTTGCGCGTAAGGGCGGCAAACGAGGCCCCAAACCGAAAGAAGTAGATCAGGCGGAAGTTGCAAGCGCCATCAAGAAAACCATCGCCTCCATGTCCGATTTCGGCGCGACGTCCCAACGCTCCGCCCTCCGCAAACGCAAACGCGCGCGCAGGGAAGAAGAGCAGCTGCGCGAAATCGAGATGCAGGAGCGCGAGAAAAAGATCCTGCGCATCTACGAATACGCCACCGTCAGCGAAATCGCATCGCTGATGAACGTCGGCGTCAGCCAGGTCATTCAGGCCCTCATCGGACTCGGTGTCATGGCCTCGATCAACCAGCGCCTCGAACTCGAAATCATCGAAATGGTGGCCGCGGAATTCGGCTTCGAATTGCAACCGCATGAAGAATTCGTCGAGGAAGAATTTGTCGAAGAGGAGGATGACGAGGATACGCTCCTGCCGCGTCCGCCCATCGTCACCATCATGGGCCATGTGGATCACGGAAAAACCAAGCTTCTCGATTTTATCCGCAAGACCAATGTCGTGGCGGGCGAGAGCGGCGGCATCACGCAGCATATCGGTGCGTACACCGTCACTCTGGAGTCCGGCCGGAAAATCACCTTCCTCGATACACCGGGCCACGAGGCCTTTACCGCTATGCGTGCCCGCGGCGCCCAGGTTACGGATATCGTCGTCCTTGTCGTCGCCGCCGACGATAGCGTCATGCCACAGACCGTGGAAGCCATCAGTCACGCACAGGCCGCCAAGGTGCCGATCGTTGTCGCTCTCAACAAAATCGACAAGCCCGAAGCGAATCAGGACAAGGTCAAACAGCAGCTTGCCGACCGCGGCATTCTCGTCGAGGAATGGGGTGGCAAATACGGCTGCGTACCGATTTCCGCCAAAGAGGGTATCAACATCGAGGATCTGCTCGAGCGCATTCTCCTCGAAGCCGATATCATGGAATACAAAGCGAATCCCGACCGCGAAGCGCGCGGCACGGTTATCGAGGCCGAGCTGGACAAGGGGAAGGGCATCATTGCAACCGTCCTCGTTCAGAAAGGCACACTGCGTGTCGGCGACTCCTTCGTAGCCGGAAACGAATTCGGCAAGGTGCGCGCAATGATGGACGAACGCGGCAAGCGCGTTGAGGAAGCCTCTCCGGCCATGCCCGTGCAGGTGTTGGGCTTCAATGGGGCTCCGCAGGCGGGCGACGCGTTCTATGTGGTGGAAGGCGAACGGAAAGCGCGTGAAATTTCGACGAACCGCCAGCAGATCAAACGCGAATCCGACTTCCGGCGCGTGCGGCGCAAGACGCTCGACGATATCTCCGAACAGATCAAGCTTGGCGGCGTACAGGATCTCCCCATTGTTGTCAAAGGCGATGTGGACGGTTCTGTCGAAGCGCTGTCCGACTCTCTGCTCAAGCTGTCGACGGGCGAAGTGCGCATCGACGTCATTCACAAGGGTGTCGGCGCCATCTCCGAGTCCGACGTGCTGCTCGCAAGCGCATCCAACGCCATCATCATTGGCTTCCGCGTCCGTCCCAATCTCAACGCCCGAAAGCTGGCCGAGAGCGAGGATGTGGACATCCGCATGTACGACATCATCTACGATGCCATCGAAGACGTGCGTGATGCACTCGAAGGAATGCTGCGTCCGGAAATCAAGGAGAAAATCAACGCCACCGTTCTGGTGCGCGAGGTCTTCCGCATTTCCAGAGTGGGTGCCATCGCCGGTTGCTATGTGCAGGATGGAAAAATCAATCGCAATGCGCGTGTCCGATTGCTGCGCGATGGTATCGTCATCTTCACCGGTGGCATCAGCTCTCTTAAACGCTTCAAAGACGATGTGCGCGATGTTGACACGGGCTTCGAATGCGGTATCAGTCTCGATGGCTTCAACGACATCAAGATCGGCGACGTCATCGAATCGTACGAGCAGGTAGAAGTAAAACGGTCTCTCGAACAGGCGCAGTAA
- the rbfA gene encoding 30S ribosome-binding factor RbfA, producing MSIRTSRVAALIKQQISETLSKDIETAGYGLLTVTEVTVTPDLRLARVHVSHFHSGKTDEQVLDFLNENAREIRMAVGKSVRIKFTPELRFYIDQSLDRVERIEELLRKIHEDEKNR from the coding sequence ATGTCCATACGCACGTCGCGAGTCGCCGCGCTCATCAAGCAGCAGATCAGTGAAACGCTGTCGAAGGATATCGAGACGGCGGGGTACGGATTGCTTACGGTGACAGAGGTAACCGTGACACCGGACCTCCGGTTGGCGCGCGTGCATGTCAGCCATTTCCACAGCGGCAAGACAGACGAGCAGGTACTTGATTTTCTCAATGAAAATGCCAGGGAGATACGAATGGCCGTAGGCAAATCCGTGCGTATCAAGTTTACGCCGGAATTGCGCTTCTATATTGATCAATCGCTCGATCGTGTGGAACGCATCGAGGAACTGCTCAGGAAAATCCACGAGGACGAGAAGAATCGTTGA
- a CDS encoding MFS transporter has protein sequence MPRVIFTISYPIKEEKREEYLETIQALKNYLIHERGKNYSVFESMTKPNVFNEMYVCASMEEYDALEDDADEVTDQLINRIVDEFIKDGKTEYRTLIEVV, from the coding sequence ATGCCAAGAGTCATCTTTACGATTTCCTACCCGATCAAGGAAGAAAAACGGGAGGAGTATCTCGAGACCATCCAGGCTTTGAAAAATTACCTGATACATGAACGGGGAAAGAACTACTCGGTGTTCGAAAGCATGACGAAACCGAACGTGTTCAACGAGATGTACGTCTGCGCATCGATGGAGGAGTACGATGCGCTTGAGGACGACGCCGATGAAGTGACGGATCAATTGATCAATCGCATTGTCGACGAGTTCATCAAAGACGGCAAAACCGAATACCGCACCCTCATCGAGGTTGTGTAG
- the pnp gene encoding polyribonucleotide nucleotidyltransferase produces the protein MTRKEIEIGGKTMVFETGRLARQASGSVLITYGETMVLSTVVVADSPREGIDFFPLSCEYREKTSAAGKIPGGFFKREGKPSEKEILSARLMDRPIRPMFADDFRNEVQVIASVYSSDQENDADVLATTAASAAMMISGAPFEGPIAEVRVGRVNGQLIVNPTFEDLKNSDLEVVLAGTADSILMVEGEAKEISERDMLDALAFGHKHIAEICNAISELHAECGKPRMQVAVAELPEGLEDKIHALAWDKLYDLAGTVLDKQARSEQTHALYDEVLAALAEDYPEQEQTIKNLVHDLEKKAMRDTILDKGVRLDGRGLTDVRPISCDVGLLPRAHGSSLFTRGETQALMSCTLGTKSDEQIIDGLGEESRKRFMLHYNFPPFSVGEVGRMGFTSRREIGHGNLAERALKALIPPTEEFPYTIRLLCDILESNGSSSMATVCSGSMALMDAGVPIKKPVAGVAMGLIKDGDRVAILTDILGNEDHLGDMDFKVAGTKDGITSYQMDIKIKGITIEIMETALEQARAGRFHILDVMNETIEESRPDLSEYAPRLTTIYIPVDMIGAVIGPGGKNIKAIVAESGAEVNIEEDGRVTIASNNADSSARAVEMIKRITTVPEAGEVYTGPVKKIMDFGAFIEILPGKEGLLHISQIDFRRIANVEEVLKVGDIVTVKLLRVEDNGKLVLSRKALMEPPEGYEEKPDEGHHRSSGGGGGQRRGGSGGSRHGGRR, from the coding sequence ATGACTAGAAAAGAAATAGAAATCGGCGGTAAAACCATGGTGTTTGAAACCGGCCGCCTCGCCCGTCAGGCGAGCGGATCGGTGCTCATCACCTACGGAGAGACCATGGTGCTCTCCACCGTCGTTGTCGCAGACTCACCCCGGGAAGGCATTGACTTCTTTCCCTTGAGCTGCGAGTATCGTGAAAAAACCTCCGCTGCGGGAAAAATCCCCGGCGGCTTTTTCAAGCGTGAGGGAAAACCTTCCGAGAAGGAGATTCTTTCCGCGCGATTGATGGATCGACCCATCAGGCCGATGTTTGCCGACGACTTCCGCAACGAAGTACAGGTCATTGCGTCGGTATATTCCTCCGATCAGGAGAACGACGCGGATGTGCTCGCAACGACGGCCGCCTCCGCCGCGATGATGATTTCCGGCGCACCATTCGAAGGACCCATCGCGGAAGTGCGTGTAGGGCGCGTCAACGGTCAACTCATCGTGAATCCGACCTTCGAGGATTTGAAGAACTCCGATCTCGAGGTTGTCCTGGCCGGCACGGCCGATTCCATCCTCATGGTGGAAGGTGAAGCGAAGGAGATCTCCGAACGCGACATGCTCGACGCGCTGGCCTTCGGTCACAAACATATCGCGGAAATCTGTAACGCGATTTCCGAACTCCATGCCGAATGCGGTAAGCCCCGCATGCAGGTTGCCGTCGCGGAGTTGCCCGAAGGACTGGAAGATAAAATTCACGCCCTCGCGTGGGACAAGCTCTATGATCTGGCCGGCACCGTGCTCGACAAACAGGCACGCTCCGAGCAGACGCATGCGCTGTACGACGAAGTCCTCGCAGCCTTGGCGGAAGACTATCCCGAGCAGGAGCAGACCATCAAGAATCTCGTCCATGATCTCGAAAAAAAGGCCATGCGCGACACCATTCTCGACAAAGGTGTGCGACTCGACGGACGCGGACTGACGGACGTGCGACCGATTTCTTGTGACGTGGGACTTCTCCCACGCGCACACGGGTCGTCGCTTTTCACGCGCGGTGAAACACAGGCCCTCATGAGCTGCACGCTTGGAACGAAATCCGACGAGCAGATCATTGACGGGCTCGGCGAGGAATCGCGCAAGCGCTTCATGTTGCATTACAATTTCCCGCCGTTCTCGGTAGGGGAAGTCGGACGCATGGGCTTCACCAGTCGTCGTGAAATCGGTCATGGAAATCTCGCCGAGCGCGCACTTAAAGCGCTGATCCCGCCCACGGAAGAATTTCCGTACACTATTCGTCTTTTGTGCGACATCCTCGAATCCAACGGTTCGTCCTCCATGGCGACGGTGTGCTCAGGTTCCATGGCGCTCATGGATGCCGGTGTTCCGATTAAGAAACCCGTAGCCGGCGTGGCGATGGGTCTTATCAAGGACGGCGATCGGGTGGCCATTCTCACCGATATCCTGGGCAACGAGGATCACCTCGGTGACATGGACTTCAAGGTCGCCGGCACGAAGGATGGCATCACATCCTATCAGATGGATATCAAAATCAAGGGTATCACCATCGAGATCATGGAAACGGCGTTGGAGCAAGCCCGTGCCGGCAGATTCCATATTCTGGATGTCATGAACGAAACCATCGAAGAAAGCCGCCCCGATCTTTCCGAGTACGCCCCCCGACTCACCACCATCTATATCCCTGTGGATATGATCGGCGCGGTGATCGGACCGGGAGGAAAGAATATCAAGGCCATCGTTGCCGAAAGCGGTGCGGAAGTCAATATCGAAGAAGACGGACGGGTCACGATCGCATCCAACAACGCCGACAGCAGCGCCCGTGCAGTGGAAATGATCAAACGCATTACCACAGTACCCGAAGCGGGCGAGGTGTACACCGGTCCCGTGAAAAAAATCATGGATTTCGGCGCCTTCATCGAAATTCTGCCTGGCAAGGAAGGATTGCTGCACATTTCGCAGATTGACTTCCGACGTATTGCCAACGTCGAAGAAGTGCTGAAAGTCGGCGACATCGTTACCGTCAAGTTGCTGCGCGTCGAGGACAATGGAAAACTTGTTCTCAGTCGCAAAGCACTTATGGAGCCTCCCGAGGGCTATGAAGAAAAACCGGACGAAGGTCATCATCGCAGCAGCGGCGGCGGTGGAGGTCAGCGCCGGGGCGGTAGCGGTGGTTCCAGACACGGAGGCCGCCGCTGA
- the rpsO gene encoding 30S ribosomal protein S15, with product MPLTKERKQELVAKFGAHANDTGKAEVQIAILTETINGLSPHFDAFKKDHHSRRGLLKMVGKRRRLLAYLQKIDMNRYRTIVKELELRK from the coding sequence ATGCCTCTCACGAAAGAACGCAAGCAGGAACTCGTTGCGAAATTCGGTGCCCACGCGAACGACACCGGCAAAGCCGAAGTCCAGATCGCGATTCTCACCGAAACGATCAACGGACTGTCCCCGCATTTCGATGCGTTCAAGAAAGATCATCACAGCCGTCGCGGCCTGCTGAAAATGGTCGGTAAGCGCCGTCGCCTTCTCGCCTATTTGCAGAAGATCGACATGAATCGCTATCGCACCATCGTCAAGGAACTCGAGTTGCGCAAGTAA